In Pseudopipra pipra isolate bDixPip1 chromosome 5, bDixPip1.hap1, whole genome shotgun sequence, the following proteins share a genomic window:
- the IL2RB gene encoding interleukin-2 receptor subunit beta isoform X3, whose amino-acid sequence MKPSLLLVSHLCLFSLTHPLWASDSAQGASSLTCWYDSRAALLCDWDPGRDLVEASCQLEILSNQGFCDSSLLFSTLSLMSSPLPGKNKKDCELLKAEHKRGLRRCIKTFSQDNNTQCFTRSDRLAMSVHCQIGENKSIPARIENFSPLANIKLRPPENLHLVNITENTSNLTWSLNISSHYLNGEREYQVRYRNMSQSWEEAMNLPIEHDQMWANFERLSPNSKYEAAVRARPSARSTYKGVWSDWSKPIPWRTHADHKDQSETSWPALQALIVSTFLFIIIGTAFLINLRNLKWFKKILKIHIPDPEKFFPPLVSLHGGDIQKWLSSPFSTSSYCVNSTIPEISVLEVMQKSDQESRFLLSKGSLTPDPPSETSVHSVSSCFTNQGYFFFHLPNSFEIEPCQVYFTYEPFTQEGSGTKDGKSHHALPSPDLCTLAEDMTMLPRNFFHCIKATQGFQNSSVMRETEGEAQQAMAISGSSEGTSPTPALKQDEKVMDKAVSQPDEALCQQLNTDFPNPLDLHDSNTINATEGSGKADPPADPCTPAANATSSLSQLPPLRQRQDEDPCKTAFSSQVPNTDSYLSLKDLQSQYSHCSI is encoded by the exons ATGAAGCCCTCATTGCTGCTTGTGTCTCACCTCTGCCTGTTCAGCCTCACGCATCCCTTGTGGGCATCAGACTCAGCACAAG GTGCCTCCAGCCTAACTTGTTGGTATGACTCACGGGCGGCTCTCCTCTGTGACTGGGACCCAGGCAGGGACCTGGTTGAAGCATCGTGTCAGCTGGAGATTTTATCAAATCAAGGTTTTTGTGACAG CTCATTGTTGTTCTCTACCTTGAGTCTCATGTCATCTCCCTTACCCGGAAAAAACAAGAAGGACTGTGAATTACTCAAGGCAGAACACAAGAGAGGACTGAGGAGATGCATCAAGACCTTCAGCCAAGACAATAAT ACTCAATGCTTCACCAGGTCAGACCGTCTTGCCATGTCTGTCCATTGCCAGATTGGAGAGAATAAGTCTATACCTGCAAGAATAGAAAATTTCAGTCCCCTTGCAAACA tAAAGCTGAGGCCTCCAGAAAATCTTCATCTGGTTAACATAACTGAAAACACCTCCAACTTAACATGGAGCCTGAATATTTCCTCTCACTATTTGAATGGGGAGCGGGAATACCAAGTGCGGTACCGAAACATGAGTCAGTCCTGGGAG GAGGCCATGAACTTGCCCATTGAACATGACCAGATGTGGGCAAATTTTGAGAGACTCTCACCCAACTCGAAATATGAGGCAGCTGTCCGtgcaaggccaagtgccagaaGCACCTACAAAGGCGTGTGGAGTGACTGGAGCAAGCCGATACCGTGGAGGACACATGCTGACCATAAGGATCAGTCAG AAACATCCTGGCCAGCCCTGCAAGCTCTTATAGTGAGCActttcctcttcatcatcattGGGACTGCCTTTCTTATTAACTTACGGAACCTGAAATG GTTTAAAAAGATCCTGAAGATTCACATCCCAGATCCTGAGAAGTTCTTTCCCCCACTTGTTTCACTTCACGGAGGTGACATTCAG AAATGGCTCTCCTCCCCATTCTCCACATCTTCCTACTGTGTGAACAGCACAATCCCAGAGATCTCTGTGCTCGAAGTAATGCAGAAGAGTGACCAGGAATCCCGGTTTCTACTTTCCAAGGGATCCCTGACTCCTGATCCTCCCTCAGAAACCAGTGTGCACTCTGTATCCAGCTGCTTCACCAACCAAGGTTACTTCTTCTTCCACCTTCCCAACTCCTTTGAGATCGAGCCCTGTCAGGTCTACTTCACCTACGAGCCTTTCACTCAGGAGGGCAGTGGCACCAAGGATGGCAAGTCCCACCATGCTCTCCCCTCTCCAGACCTCTGCACACTGGCAGAGGACATGACCATGTTGCCCCGCAACTTCTTTCATTGTATCAAGGCAACCCAGGGCTTCCAAAACAGCTCCGTCATGAGAGAGACAGAAGGTGAAGCCCAGCAGGCCATGGCTATTTCTGGGTCAAGTGAAGGCACCTCACCAACACCAGCTCTGAAACAGGATGAGAAAGTGAtggacaaagcagtttcacaaccTGATGAggccctgtgccagcagctgaacACTGACTTTCCCAATCCACTGGACCTGCATGACAGCAATACTATCAATGCAACAGAGGGGAGTGGGAAGGCAGACCCTCCTGCTGACCCCTGTACACCAGCAGCAAATGCTAcctcttctctctcccagctTCCACCTCTAAGGCAAAGACAGGATGAGGATCCATGCAAAACAGCCTTCTCCAGCCAGGTCCCAAACACTGATTCCTACCTTTCTCTGAAGGACCTCCAAAGCCAGTATAGCCATTGCTCGATCTAG
- the IL2RB gene encoding interleukin-2 receptor subunit beta isoform X1: MLWGCLLSFSVSPVQMKPSLLLVSHLCLFSLTHPLWASDSAQGASSLTCWYDSRAALLCDWDPGRDLVEASCQLEILSNQGFCDSSLLFSTLSLMSSPLPGKNKKDCELLKAEHKRGLRRCIKTFSQDNNTQCFTRSDRLAMSVHCQIGENKSIPARIENFSPLANIKLRPPENLHLVNITENTSNLTWSLNISSHYLNGEREYQVRYRNMSQSWEEAMNLPIEHDQMWANFERLSPNSKYEAAVRARPSARSTYKGVWSDWSKPIPWRTHADHKDQSETSWPALQALIVSTFLFIIIGTAFLINLRNLKWFKKILKIHIPDPEKFFPPLVSLHGGDIQKWLSSPFSTSSYCVNSTIPEISVLEVMQKSDQESRFLLSKGSLTPDPPSETSVHSVSSCFTNQGYFFFHLPNSFEIEPCQVYFTYEPFTQEGSGTKDGKSHHALPSPDLCTLAEDMTMLPRNFFHCIKATQGFQNSSVMRETEGEAQQAMAISGSSEGTSPTPALKQDEKVMDKAVSQPDEALCQQLNTDFPNPLDLHDSNTINATEGSGKADPPADPCTPAANATSSLSQLPPLRQRQDEDPCKTAFSSQVPNTDSYLSLKDLQSQYSHCSI; this comes from the exons ATGTTGTGGGGGTGTCTTCTCTCTTTCAGTGTGTCACCAGTACAGATGAAGCCCTCATTGCTGCTTGTGTCTCACCTCTGCCTGTTCAGCCTCACGCATCCCTTGTGGGCATCAGACTCAGCACAAG GTGCCTCCAGCCTAACTTGTTGGTATGACTCACGGGCGGCTCTCCTCTGTGACTGGGACCCAGGCAGGGACCTGGTTGAAGCATCGTGTCAGCTGGAGATTTTATCAAATCAAGGTTTTTGTGACAG CTCATTGTTGTTCTCTACCTTGAGTCTCATGTCATCTCCCTTACCCGGAAAAAACAAGAAGGACTGTGAATTACTCAAGGCAGAACACAAGAGAGGACTGAGGAGATGCATCAAGACCTTCAGCCAAGACAATAAT ACTCAATGCTTCACCAGGTCAGACCGTCTTGCCATGTCTGTCCATTGCCAGATTGGAGAGAATAAGTCTATACCTGCAAGAATAGAAAATTTCAGTCCCCTTGCAAACA tAAAGCTGAGGCCTCCAGAAAATCTTCATCTGGTTAACATAACTGAAAACACCTCCAACTTAACATGGAGCCTGAATATTTCCTCTCACTATTTGAATGGGGAGCGGGAATACCAAGTGCGGTACCGAAACATGAGTCAGTCCTGGGAG GAGGCCATGAACTTGCCCATTGAACATGACCAGATGTGGGCAAATTTTGAGAGACTCTCACCCAACTCGAAATATGAGGCAGCTGTCCGtgcaaggccaagtgccagaaGCACCTACAAAGGCGTGTGGAGTGACTGGAGCAAGCCGATACCGTGGAGGACACATGCTGACCATAAGGATCAGTCAG AAACATCCTGGCCAGCCCTGCAAGCTCTTATAGTGAGCActttcctcttcatcatcattGGGACTGCCTTTCTTATTAACTTACGGAACCTGAAATG GTTTAAAAAGATCCTGAAGATTCACATCCCAGATCCTGAGAAGTTCTTTCCCCCACTTGTTTCACTTCACGGAGGTGACATTCAG AAATGGCTCTCCTCCCCATTCTCCACATCTTCCTACTGTGTGAACAGCACAATCCCAGAGATCTCTGTGCTCGAAGTAATGCAGAAGAGTGACCAGGAATCCCGGTTTCTACTTTCCAAGGGATCCCTGACTCCTGATCCTCCCTCAGAAACCAGTGTGCACTCTGTATCCAGCTGCTTCACCAACCAAGGTTACTTCTTCTTCCACCTTCCCAACTCCTTTGAGATCGAGCCCTGTCAGGTCTACTTCACCTACGAGCCTTTCACTCAGGAGGGCAGTGGCACCAAGGATGGCAAGTCCCACCATGCTCTCCCCTCTCCAGACCTCTGCACACTGGCAGAGGACATGACCATGTTGCCCCGCAACTTCTTTCATTGTATCAAGGCAACCCAGGGCTTCCAAAACAGCTCCGTCATGAGAGAGACAGAAGGTGAAGCCCAGCAGGCCATGGCTATTTCTGGGTCAAGTGAAGGCACCTCACCAACACCAGCTCTGAAACAGGATGAGAAAGTGAtggacaaagcagtttcacaaccTGATGAggccctgtgccagcagctgaacACTGACTTTCCCAATCCACTGGACCTGCATGACAGCAATACTATCAATGCAACAGAGGGGAGTGGGAAGGCAGACCCTCCTGCTGACCCCTGTACACCAGCAGCAAATGCTAcctcttctctctcccagctTCCACCTCTAAGGCAAAGACAGGATGAGGATCCATGCAAAACAGCCTTCTCCAGCCAGGTCCCAAACACTGATTCCTACCTTTCTCTGAAGGACCTCCAAAGCCAGTATAGCCATTGCTCGATCTAG
- the IL2RB gene encoding interleukin-2 receptor subunit beta isoform X2, producing MLWGCLLSFSVSPVQMKPSLLLVSHLCLFSLTHPLWASDSAQGASSLTCWYDSRAALLCDWDPGRDLVEASCQLEILSNQGFCDSLMSSPLPGKNKKDCELLKAEHKRGLRRCIKTFSQDNNTQCFTRSDRLAMSVHCQIGENKSIPARIENFSPLANIKLRPPENLHLVNITENTSNLTWSLNISSHYLNGEREYQVRYRNMSQSWEEAMNLPIEHDQMWANFERLSPNSKYEAAVRARPSARSTYKGVWSDWSKPIPWRTHADHKDQSETSWPALQALIVSTFLFIIIGTAFLINLRNLKWFKKILKIHIPDPEKFFPPLVSLHGGDIQKWLSSPFSTSSYCVNSTIPEISVLEVMQKSDQESRFLLSKGSLTPDPPSETSVHSVSSCFTNQGYFFFHLPNSFEIEPCQVYFTYEPFTQEGSGTKDGKSHHALPSPDLCTLAEDMTMLPRNFFHCIKATQGFQNSSVMRETEGEAQQAMAISGSSEGTSPTPALKQDEKVMDKAVSQPDEALCQQLNTDFPNPLDLHDSNTINATEGSGKADPPADPCTPAANATSSLSQLPPLRQRQDEDPCKTAFSSQVPNTDSYLSLKDLQSQYSHCSI from the exons ATGTTGTGGGGGTGTCTTCTCTCTTTCAGTGTGTCACCAGTACAGATGAAGCCCTCATTGCTGCTTGTGTCTCACCTCTGCCTGTTCAGCCTCACGCATCCCTTGTGGGCATCAGACTCAGCACAAG GTGCCTCCAGCCTAACTTGTTGGTATGACTCACGGGCGGCTCTCCTCTGTGACTGGGACCCAGGCAGGGACCTGGTTGAAGCATCGTGTCAGCTGGAGATTTTATCAAATCAAGGTTTTTGTGACAG TCTCATGTCATCTCCCTTACCCGGAAAAAACAAGAAGGACTGTGAATTACTCAAGGCAGAACACAAGAGAGGACTGAGGAGATGCATCAAGACCTTCAGCCAAGACAATAAT ACTCAATGCTTCACCAGGTCAGACCGTCTTGCCATGTCTGTCCATTGCCAGATTGGAGAGAATAAGTCTATACCTGCAAGAATAGAAAATTTCAGTCCCCTTGCAAACA tAAAGCTGAGGCCTCCAGAAAATCTTCATCTGGTTAACATAACTGAAAACACCTCCAACTTAACATGGAGCCTGAATATTTCCTCTCACTATTTGAATGGGGAGCGGGAATACCAAGTGCGGTACCGAAACATGAGTCAGTCCTGGGAG GAGGCCATGAACTTGCCCATTGAACATGACCAGATGTGGGCAAATTTTGAGAGACTCTCACCCAACTCGAAATATGAGGCAGCTGTCCGtgcaaggccaagtgccagaaGCACCTACAAAGGCGTGTGGAGTGACTGGAGCAAGCCGATACCGTGGAGGACACATGCTGACCATAAGGATCAGTCAG AAACATCCTGGCCAGCCCTGCAAGCTCTTATAGTGAGCActttcctcttcatcatcattGGGACTGCCTTTCTTATTAACTTACGGAACCTGAAATG GTTTAAAAAGATCCTGAAGATTCACATCCCAGATCCTGAGAAGTTCTTTCCCCCACTTGTTTCACTTCACGGAGGTGACATTCAG AAATGGCTCTCCTCCCCATTCTCCACATCTTCCTACTGTGTGAACAGCACAATCCCAGAGATCTCTGTGCTCGAAGTAATGCAGAAGAGTGACCAGGAATCCCGGTTTCTACTTTCCAAGGGATCCCTGACTCCTGATCCTCCCTCAGAAACCAGTGTGCACTCTGTATCCAGCTGCTTCACCAACCAAGGTTACTTCTTCTTCCACCTTCCCAACTCCTTTGAGATCGAGCCCTGTCAGGTCTACTTCACCTACGAGCCTTTCACTCAGGAGGGCAGTGGCACCAAGGATGGCAAGTCCCACCATGCTCTCCCCTCTCCAGACCTCTGCACACTGGCAGAGGACATGACCATGTTGCCCCGCAACTTCTTTCATTGTATCAAGGCAACCCAGGGCTTCCAAAACAGCTCCGTCATGAGAGAGACAGAAGGTGAAGCCCAGCAGGCCATGGCTATTTCTGGGTCAAGTGAAGGCACCTCACCAACACCAGCTCTGAAACAGGATGAGAAAGTGAtggacaaagcagtttcacaaccTGATGAggccctgtgccagcagctgaacACTGACTTTCCCAATCCACTGGACCTGCATGACAGCAATACTATCAATGCAACAGAGGGGAGTGGGAAGGCAGACCCTCCTGCTGACCCCTGTACACCAGCAGCAAATGCTAcctcttctctctcccagctTCCACCTCTAAGGCAAAGACAGGATGAGGATCCATGCAAAACAGCCTTCTCCAGCCAGGTCCCAAACACTGATTCCTACCTTTCTCTGAAGGACCTCCAAAGCCAGTATAGCCATTGCTCGATCTAG